A part of Populus alba chromosome 8, ASM523922v2, whole genome shotgun sequence genomic DNA contains:
- the LOC118055923 gene encoding sister chromatid cohesion 1 protein 1 isoform X1, giving the protein MFYSHQLLARKAPLGQIWMAATMHAKINRKKLNKLNIIRICEEILNPSVPMALRLSGILMGGVVIVYERKVKLLYDDVTRLLVEINEAWKVKVAPDPTVLPKGKSQARKEAVTLPENQETDVGEIEQSLNYSNAATTTMGFQQTAYFTMRLDNVDEPFVNNDTREGDASHHLHQADADNITLFERFDSYQADADAYNRFERFDIEGDEETQVNFTSADHMDIPTTLIPSPHKQDEAQRAEENQDHHPEFQVNQQFNECKGARQDQQKRRPIKRKTRRQATTTVDYEQTIIPGHVYQSWIQNASDIVSRRGRKRKACMGIMSTTKISNLMELPPTVLIDDNGNREIYYPAPLLELWNKSTQPPHDSPSEERTSAPPPPEPSKSSPQGVNYQDTVGYTFDDVHSGVGSQSLGTSIEKLRTNVVNDGLSMDILMEELKANLGNNGVRMTEANMATPRNSGDGVGSIPSSGSGHGIPPHYLEVNLGRSSKKGRHSSSRHSGSSLETVVEEDPWRFADPNFELSRLSENGPTPDQELLVETEPTQTQHLFVGQPVDKIADSIRMQMKTHFETPGAPQVESLNNLSAGMNTKAAALLFYQTCVLASRDFLRVEQKVPYGDILISKGAKMH; this is encoded by the exons atgttttactcACACCAGCTTCTAGCTCGCAAAGCACCTCTTGGCCAGATATG GATGGCTGCAACCATGCATGCAAAGATCAACCGAAAGAAACTCAATAAGCTCAACATCATCCGTATCtg TGAAGAGATTTTGAATCCCTCAGTGCCTATGGCTCTTAGACTCTCTGGAATTCTCATGG gTGGAGTTGTTATTGTCTATGAACGAAAAGTGAAGCTCCTCTATG ATGATGTAACCCGCCTGCTG GTTGAAATAAACGAAGCATGGAAAGTGAAGGTAGCCCCAGACCCCACTGTCCTTCCTAAGGGAAAATCACAGGCCAG GAAAGAGGCAGTGACTTTACCAGAGAACCAAGAAACAGATGTGGGAGAAATTGAGCAATCCCTTAATTACTCCAATGCTGCAACCACCACCATGGGTTTTCAACAAACAGCCTATTTCACCATG CGGCTTGACAATGTGGATGAACCGTTTGTTAACAATGATACCAGGGAGGGAGATGCATCCCATCACTTACATCAAG CTGATGCCGACAACATCACGTTATTTGAACGTTTTGATTCATACCAGGCTGATGCTGATGCGTACAATCGCTTTGAAAG ATTTGATATTGAAGGGGATGAAGAGACACAGGTGAACTTCACTTCAGCAGATCATATGGATATCCCAACTACTCTCATACCCTCCCCACATAAACAAGACGAAGCTCAAAGAG CGGAAGAAAACCAAGACCATCATCCAGAATTCCAAGTCAATCAACAATTTAATGAATGCAAAGGAGCCAGGCAG GATCAGCAGAAGCGAAGGccaattaaaaggaaaacaagaagACAAGCAACTACTACCGTTGATTATGAACAAACCATTATTCCAGGTCATGTATACCAGTCATGGATTCAAAATGCTTCTGACATTGTCTCAAGGAGAGGAAGAAAGAGGAAG GCATGCATGGGTATTATGTCCACTACAAAAATATCTAACCTCATGGAGCTCCCACCTACTGTTCTTATTGATGATAATGGAAATAGAGAAATCTATTATCCAGCTCCTCTTCTGGAACTTTGGAACAAAAGTACCCAACCTCCTCATGACTCCCCTTCTG AAGAAAGGACTTCTGCACCACCGCCACCAGAACCATCAAAATCGTCACCACAAGGAGTAAATTATCAAGATACAGTTGGATAT ACCTTTGATGATGTTCATAGTGGAGTTGGCTCTCAGTCACTGGGTACTTCGATAGAGAAGCTAAGAACAAACGTTGTGAATGATGGGTTATCCATGGATATCCTCATGGAAGAACTAAAAGCCAACCTTGGGAACAATGGTGTGAGGATGACTGAAGCCAATATGGCAACACCTAGGAATTCTG GAGATGGAGTGGGGTCTATTCCAAGCTCTGGATCAGGACATGGCATTCCACCACATTATTTGGAAGTCAATTTAGGACG ATCAAGTAAGAAAGGACGTCATTCCTCATCCAGACACAGTGGCAGTAGTCTTGAGACAGTAGTTGAAGAGGATCCTTGGCGGTTTGCTGATCCAAATTTTGAGTTATCAAGGCTGTCTGAGAATGGCCCAACACCTGATCAAG AACTGTTGGTTGAAACTGAACCTACACAAACCCAACATCTGTTTGTTGGTCAGCCTGTTGACAAGATAGCTGATTCTATCCGAAT GCAAATGAAAACGCATTTTGAAACGCCAGGAGCCCCTCAAGTAGAATCCCTGAACAACCTGTCTGCTGGGATGAACACAAAAGCAGCAGCTCTGCTGTTCTATCAAACTTGCG TTCTTGCGTCCCGTGATTTCCTAAGAGTTGAACAAAAGGTGCCTTATGGGGATATTCTCATCTCTAAAGGAGCCAAGATGCATTAA
- the LOC118055888 gene encoding uncharacterized protein At5g39865: MWLNWLRSPSRFPSSPRSQSPSPRFCCSSFKDIQTLVTEEPEPISPKSPSLFHRARISTSVLRSWAHRHAHPSTKLSISPPTHLDQHIILYFTSLRIVRRTFEDCRTVRSILRGFRVQIDERDLSMDGMYLDELHDIIGSKRVTLPIVFIGGKYIGGVKEITELHESGDLKKLIGGLPLSVTNACDTCGGLRFVLCEQCSGSHKIYTAKYGFKNCTACNVNGLIRCPTCVPSLRRRGSSSY; this comes from the coding sequence ATGTGGCTCAACTGGTTAAGATCGCCCTCAAGATTTCCCTCCTCCCCGAGATCACAATCTCCATCACCAAGATTCTGTTGCTCTTCCTTCAAGGATATCCAAACCCTCGTCACTGAAGAACCCGAACCCATTTCCCCCAAATCGCCCTCCCTTTTCCACCGGGCCCGGATCTCCACTTCAGTCCTCCGTTCATGGGCCCACCGCCATGCACACCCATCGACCAAGCTATCTATTTCACCGCCGACCCACCTGGACCAGCACATCATTCTATACTTTACTAGTCTCCGCATTGTCCGCAGAACCTTTGAGGATTGCAGGACCGTCAGATCCATCCTCCGTGGTTTTCGTGTCCAGATAGACGAACGTGATTTATCGATGGACGGTATGTATTTAGACGAGTTACATGATATTATTGGGTCAAAAAGAGTTACTTTACCGATTGTTTTCATCGGAGGAAAATATATTGGCGGGGTCAAGGAAATCACCGAATTACATGAGAGTGGAGATTTGAAGAAGCTGATTGGTGGGTTACCGCTTTCTGTCACCAATGCCTGTGATACATGTGGAGGGCTCAGATTTGTTCTCTGCGAACAGTGTAGTGGGAGCCACAAGATCTACACCGCCAAGTATGGGTTCAAAAACTGCACTGCTTGCAATGTTAACGGTCTGATTAGATGCCCCACTTGCGTTCCTTCGCTACGTAGGCGCGGGTCATCATCATATTAG
- the LOC118055923 gene encoding sister chromatid cohesion 1 protein 1 isoform X2, with product MFYSHQLLARKAPLGQIWMAATMHAKINRKKLNKLNIIRICEEILNPSVPMALRLSGILMGGVVIVYERKVKLLYDDVTRLLVEINEAWKVKVAPDPTVLPKGKSQARKEAVTLPENQETDVGEIEQSLNYSNAATTTMGFQQTAYFTMRLDNVDEPFVNNDTREGDASHHLHQADADNITLFERFDSYQADADAYNRFERFDIEGDEETQVNFTSADHMDIPTTLIPSPHKQDEAQRAEENQDHHPEFQVNQQFNECKGARQDQQKRRPIKRKTRRQATTTVDYEQTIIPGHVYQSWIQNASDIVSRRGRKRKACMGIMSTTKISNLMELPPTVLIDDNGNREIYYPAPLLELWNKSTQPPHDSPSERTSAPPPPEPSKSSPQGVNYQDTVGYTFDDVHSGVGSQSLGTSIEKLRTNVVNDGLSMDILMEELKANLGNNGVRMTEANMATPRNSGDGVGSIPSSGSGHGIPPHYLEVNLGRSSKKGRHSSSRHSGSSLETVVEEDPWRFADPNFELSRLSENGPTPDQELLVETEPTQTQHLFVGQPVDKIADSIRMQMKTHFETPGAPQVESLNNLSAGMNTKAAALLFYQTCVLASRDFLRVEQKVPYGDILISKGAKMH from the exons atgttttactcACACCAGCTTCTAGCTCGCAAAGCACCTCTTGGCCAGATATG GATGGCTGCAACCATGCATGCAAAGATCAACCGAAAGAAACTCAATAAGCTCAACATCATCCGTATCtg TGAAGAGATTTTGAATCCCTCAGTGCCTATGGCTCTTAGACTCTCTGGAATTCTCATGG gTGGAGTTGTTATTGTCTATGAACGAAAAGTGAAGCTCCTCTATG ATGATGTAACCCGCCTGCTG GTTGAAATAAACGAAGCATGGAAAGTGAAGGTAGCCCCAGACCCCACTGTCCTTCCTAAGGGAAAATCACAGGCCAG GAAAGAGGCAGTGACTTTACCAGAGAACCAAGAAACAGATGTGGGAGAAATTGAGCAATCCCTTAATTACTCCAATGCTGCAACCACCACCATGGGTTTTCAACAAACAGCCTATTTCACCATG CGGCTTGACAATGTGGATGAACCGTTTGTTAACAATGATACCAGGGAGGGAGATGCATCCCATCACTTACATCAAG CTGATGCCGACAACATCACGTTATTTGAACGTTTTGATTCATACCAGGCTGATGCTGATGCGTACAATCGCTTTGAAAG ATTTGATATTGAAGGGGATGAAGAGACACAGGTGAACTTCACTTCAGCAGATCATATGGATATCCCAACTACTCTCATACCCTCCCCACATAAACAAGACGAAGCTCAAAGAG CGGAAGAAAACCAAGACCATCATCCAGAATTCCAAGTCAATCAACAATTTAATGAATGCAAAGGAGCCAGGCAG GATCAGCAGAAGCGAAGGccaattaaaaggaaaacaagaagACAAGCAACTACTACCGTTGATTATGAACAAACCATTATTCCAGGTCATGTATACCAGTCATGGATTCAAAATGCTTCTGACATTGTCTCAAGGAGAGGAAGAAAGAGGAAG GCATGCATGGGTATTATGTCCACTACAAAAATATCTAACCTCATGGAGCTCCCACCTACTGTTCTTATTGATGATAATGGAAATAGAGAAATCTATTATCCAGCTCCTCTTCTGGAACTTTGGAACAAAAGTACCCAACCTCCTCATGACTCCCCTTCTG AAAGGACTTCTGCACCACCGCCACCAGAACCATCAAAATCGTCACCACAAGGAGTAAATTATCAAGATACAGTTGGATAT ACCTTTGATGATGTTCATAGTGGAGTTGGCTCTCAGTCACTGGGTACTTCGATAGAGAAGCTAAGAACAAACGTTGTGAATGATGGGTTATCCATGGATATCCTCATGGAAGAACTAAAAGCCAACCTTGGGAACAATGGTGTGAGGATGACTGAAGCCAATATGGCAACACCTAGGAATTCTG GAGATGGAGTGGGGTCTATTCCAAGCTCTGGATCAGGACATGGCATTCCACCACATTATTTGGAAGTCAATTTAGGACG ATCAAGTAAGAAAGGACGTCATTCCTCATCCAGACACAGTGGCAGTAGTCTTGAGACAGTAGTTGAAGAGGATCCTTGGCGGTTTGCTGATCCAAATTTTGAGTTATCAAGGCTGTCTGAGAATGGCCCAACACCTGATCAAG AACTGTTGGTTGAAACTGAACCTACACAAACCCAACATCTGTTTGTTGGTCAGCCTGTTGACAAGATAGCTGATTCTATCCGAAT GCAAATGAAAACGCATTTTGAAACGCCAGGAGCCCCTCAAGTAGAATCCCTGAACAACCTGTCTGCTGGGATGAACACAAAAGCAGCAGCTCTGCTGTTCTATCAAACTTGCG TTCTTGCGTCCCGTGATTTCCTAAGAGTTGAACAAAAGGTGCCTTATGGGGATATTCTCATCTCTAAAGGAGCCAAGATGCATTAA